In the genome of Asterias amurensis chromosome 16, ASM3211899v1, one region contains:
- the LOC139948591 gene encoding small ubiquitin-related modifier-like: protein MSEQGGHDNKLGTNDGENSKGTSSTSESIRIKVRDELGMEVIFKVKLNTAMRKIKEKYCEKSTKPPSTVRFLFDGETVNDDTTPKELEMEPDDIIEVVTAQTGGYRPYHN, encoded by the exons ATGTCAGAACAG GGTGGTCACGATAACAAGCTGGGTACCAATGATGGTGAGAACTCTAAGGGAACCAGCTCAACGTCAGAATCAATCAGGATAAAAGTCAGAGATGAA CTGGGTATGGAAGTCATTTTTAAAGTAAAGCTGAACACGGCGATGAGAAAAATCAAGGAAAAGTACTGTGAAAAAAGC ACAAAACCCCCATCTACAGTTAGGTTTCTCTTCGATGGTGAGACGGTAAATGATGACACAACACCGAAAGAG CTTGAGATGGAACCAGACGACATCATCGAAGTAGTCACGGCGCAGACAGGGGGATACCGACCATACCACAATTGA